From the Phycisphaeraceae bacterium genome, one window contains:
- a CDS encoding cytochrome c oxidase subunit 3: MTEASHHGHGEEGHHPHLAHHFHTPKQQFESAKLGIWLFLATEILMFGGLFCAYAIYRGNHKEVYLYAHKFLDTNLGAINTAVLLTSSLTMAWGVRAAMLGQKQLLSIMLALTFMGGVGFMGIKTIEYTSKWNSELWPGTANAYYPVDTEGLSSEEVAQKEVERLNLISNYLDRKYLGKYRSGAVGPGSSYEFGPDYKYKNDPYFYDPHKGHGEDGHDKEHVADGSEPEHNGEVAHATSEHAEAPHAEAHDIGHGEHASASSPDDANYVPIAGEDVHHAQGTPAEVSMIPPPAEATSAVVAAYADPGDHHHTDHGGHAPVITFVDLPPAEQGRVHIFYQIYYMMTGLHGLHVLVGMGLLFWVWVRATFYDAFGPNNFTTIEVVGLYWHIVDLIWIFLFPLLYLIH; encoded by the coding sequence ATGACCGAGGCCAGTCACCACGGGCACGGCGAGGAGGGTCACCACCCGCACCTCGCGCACCACTTCCATACCCCCAAACAGCAGTTCGAGTCCGCCAAGCTGGGCATTTGGCTCTTCCTGGCGACCGAGATCCTGATGTTCGGCGGGCTTTTCTGCGCCTACGCGATCTATCGCGGGAATCATAAAGAGGTCTACCTCTACGCCCACAAGTTCCTCGATACCAACCTCGGCGCCATCAACACCGCTGTCCTGCTGACCTCCTCGCTCACCATGGCGTGGGGTGTCCGCGCCGCCATGCTCGGCCAGAAACAGCTCCTCTCGATCATGCTCGCGCTGACGTTTATGGGTGGCGTCGGCTTCATGGGCATCAAGACCATCGAGTACACCAGCAAGTGGAACTCCGAACTCTGGCCCGGCACCGCCAACGCCTACTACCCGGTTGATACCGAAGGGCTTTCCTCCGAAGAAGTGGCTCAAAAAGAAGTCGAGCGGCTGAACCTCATCAGCAACTATCTCGACCGCAAGTACCTCGGCAAATACCGCTCCGGTGCGGTCGGCCCCGGTAGCAGCTACGAGTTCGGACCCGATTACAAGTACAAAAACGACCCCTACTTCTACGACCCCCACAAGGGCCATGGCGAAGACGGCCACGACAAGGAGCACGTCGCCGACGGCTCTGAGCCAGAACACAATGGAGAAGTAGCACACGCTACCAGCGAACACGCCGAAGCACCCCATGCCGAAGCCCATGACATCGGCCACGGCGAGCACGCCTCGGCGTCCTCCCCCGACGACGCCAACTACGTCCCCATCGCGGGTGAAGATGTGCATCACGCTCAAGGCACGCCCGCTGAGGTCTCGATGATCCCCCCGCCCGCCGAGGCCACCTCAGCGGTCGTCGCCGCCTACGCCGACCCCGGCGACCACCACCACACCGACCATGGCGGACACGCCCCCGTCATCACCTTCGTTGACCTGCCACCAGCCGAGCAGGGCCGGGTGCATATTTTCTATCAGATCTACTACATGATGACCGGCCTCCACGGCCTGCACGTGCTCGTTGGCATGGGCCTGCTGTTCTGGGTCTGGGTTCGAGCGACCTTCTACGACGCCTTCGGACCCAACAACTTCACCACCATCGAGGTCGTCGGCCTCTACTGGCACATCGTTGACCTGATCTGGATCTTCCTCTTCCCGCTGCTGTACCTGATCCACTAA
- a CDS encoding ribulose-phosphate 3-epimerase, translating into MLSLRQKPSRPLVSASVLSADFGRMAEDAGSVLDAGADLLHVDVMDGHFAQNLTMGADMIRGLRRHLPETYLDVHLMVERPVDYIESFAKAGANMLTFHVEVCEPLRSGGYDASDVVRQVHEVGCDAGLVVNPPTSLADALRVIDPVLDDLQMVLIMSVHPGKSGQKFMPEVLPKARGLREHADERLRIEMDGGLNPRTCREAAAHGVDVMVTASALFGSDDRAGVIRAFHESSLAGPG; encoded by the coding sequence ATGCTTTCTTTACGACAGAAACCGTCCCGTCCGCTTGTCTCGGCGTCGGTGCTATCGGCTGACTTTGGCAGGATGGCCGAGGACGCCGGGAGTGTGCTGGATGCCGGGGCGGACCTGCTGCATGTGGATGTCATGGACGGTCACTTTGCGCAGAACCTGACGATGGGCGCCGACATGATCCGCGGGCTGCGTCGTCACCTGCCGGAGACTTATCTTGACGTTCACCTGATGGTTGAGCGTCCGGTTGACTACATCGAGAGTTTCGCCAAGGCGGGGGCGAACATGCTGACCTTTCATGTCGAGGTGTGTGAGCCGCTGCGGTCTGGCGGTTATGACGCCAGCGACGTTGTCCGACAGGTCCACGAGGTGGGATGTGACGCGGGGCTGGTCGTGAACCCCCCTACCTCGCTAGCGGATGCGCTGCGGGTGATCGACCCGGTGCTGGATGACTTGCAGATGGTGCTGATTATGAGTGTTCATCCGGGCAAGTCGGGTCAAAAGTTCATGCCCGAGGTGCTGCCTAAGGCGCGTGGTCTGCGCGAGCACGCCGATGAGCGATTGCGGATTGAGATGGATGGCGGGCTGAACCCCCGGACGTGTCGTGAGGCGGCGGCGCATGGCGTTGACGTGATGGTCACGGCGTCGGCGCTGTTTGGCTCGGATGATCGTGCGGGTGTGATTCGTGCGTTTCACGAGTCGAGCCTGGCGGGGCCCGGATGA
- a CDS encoding cytochrome C oxidase subunit IV family protein, whose amino-acid sequence MAHHEPKVDEYGFDHSYNHPLPYTEMFLTFVALMVLTFITVGVTTYDFGYVMNLVVAMTIAFIKASLVAWYFMHLKEDAPLNGIILISSLLFVTLFITFTLMDTNAYAYFLETPSIVSTP is encoded by the coding sequence ATGGCGCATCACGAACCCAAGGTCGATGAATACGGCTTCGACCACAGCTACAACCACCCGCTGCCCTACACCGAGATGTTCCTCACCTTTGTCGCTCTGATGGTGCTGACCTTCATCACCGTTGGCGTCACCACCTACGACTTCGGCTATGTCATGAACCTCGTCGTCGCCATGACGATCGCGTTTATCAAGGCCAGCCTCGTCGCCTGGTACTTCATGCACCTCAAGGAAGACGCCCCGCTCAACGGCATCATCCTGATTTCTTCGCTACTTTTCGTGACGCTGTTCATCACCTTCACCCTGATGGACACCAACGCCTACGCTTACTTCCTGGAAACACCATCAATTGTCTCAACGCCCTGA
- a CDS encoding HAD family phosphatase translates to MMLRAIVFDFDGLMLDTETPQYLAWRELFRRHGHELPIERWVDVLGRPEWSFDFHAHLEELAGLRLDRERLTAERRSATRDLIDEADLLPGVRDLVERAVAWGLKLAVASGSDRPWVAGYLERHGLLGSFPVLVTREETTTHKPGPEPFAEACRRLGVAPGHALALEDSPNGIASAHAAGLYAVAVPNEVTRDQTFPGAAMVLATLEGLDLDVVERAMAARGVE, encoded by the coding sequence ATGATGCTGCGGGCGATTGTTTTTGATTTTGACGGGTTGATGCTCGACACCGAGACCCCGCAGTATCTGGCGTGGCGCGAGCTGTTTCGGCGGCATGGCCACGAGCTGCCGATTGAGCGATGGGTCGATGTGCTGGGCAGACCGGAGTGGAGCTTTGATTTCCACGCTCATCTTGAAGAGCTTGCCGGGCTCAGGCTGGATCGGGAGCGGCTGACCGCGGAACGCCGGTCGGCGACGCGGGATTTGATTGATGAGGCTGACCTGCTGCCGGGCGTTCGCGATCTTGTTGAGCGGGCGGTGGCGTGGGGGCTCAAGCTGGCTGTGGCGTCGGGCTCGGACCGTCCGTGGGTGGCGGGGTATCTGGAGCGGCACGGGCTGCTGGGGTCGTTCCCGGTGCTGGTCACCCGTGAGGAGACGACCACGCATAAACCGGGGCCGGAGCCGTTTGCGGAGGCGTGCCGACGGCTGGGTGTGGCTCCGGGGCATGCGTTGGCCCTGGAGGATTCGCCGAACGGGATCGCCTCGGCCCATGCGGCGGGGTTGTACGCGGTCGCGGTGCCGAACGAGGTGACGAGGGACCAGACCTTCCCGGGAGCGGCGATGGTGCTGGCGACGCTGGAGGGTTTGGACCTGGATGTGGTGGAGCGGGCGATGGCGGCCAGAGGCGTTGAGTGA
- a CDS encoding cytochrome c oxidase subunit 3: protein MADPKTTVPARVGDFGMWLFLLSLGMLFAASMLAYVIIRINGMMEKTNVITGEPIPPAGPPWGSLDIPWPLWVSTVVILLSSFTIHRAATHIRFERVDAFKRMMTATLLLAIGFLLVQTPSLVGLLAEHYDAMEQRELMANIGGPAGAMTNNALYGAVFFLILVHALHVIGGVVPLAIVTSHAHANRYDHEHYRPVKHLAMYWHFLDAVWIIMFVVLLVTA, encoded by the coding sequence ATGGCGGACCCGAAGACGACGGTCCCGGCTCGCGTTGGTGACTTCGGCATGTGGCTGTTCCTGCTCTCTCTGGGGATGCTCTTCGCCGCTTCGATGCTGGCCTACGTCATCATCCGCATCAACGGGATGATGGAAAAGACCAACGTCATCACCGGCGAACCCATCCCACCCGCCGGTCCGCCCTGGGGATCGCTCGATATTCCCTGGCCGCTCTGGGTCTCGACCGTCGTGATCCTCCTCTCTAGCTTCACCATCCACCGGGCAGCGACCCACATCCGATTCGAGCGGGTCGATGCCTTCAAACGCATGATGACCGCCACGCTGTTACTGGCGATCGGCTTCCTCCTCGTCCAGACCCCCAGCCTCGTCGGCCTCCTCGCCGAACACTACGACGCCATGGAACAGCGAGAGCTCATGGCAAACATCGGCGGTCCGGCGGGTGCCATGACCAACAACGCCCTCTATGGTGCCGTCTTCTTCCTCATCCTCGTCCACGCCCTCCACGTCATAGGCGGGGTCGTCCCCCTCGCCATCGTCACCAGCCACGCCCACGCGAACCGCTACGACCACGAGCACTACCGCCCGGTCAAGCACCTCGCCATGTACTGGCACTTCCTCGACGCCGTCTGGATCATCATGTTTGTCGTGCTGCTGGTCACGGCGTGA